Proteins found in one Oscillatoria nigro-viridis PCC 7112 genomic segment:
- a CDS encoding polymorphic toxin-type HINT domain-containing protein, with the protein MTGYDQFGRITSVTDENLHTTKYAYDNLSQLIEIEQANQAKTKYTYDNLARLTEIKDANQNVTKFEYDAFFRPTATILPMGQRNQTVYDKFGQIVSETDFNGDTINYTYDTLGRLNQKTFTDPRISPVSYTYDPVTSQLRTVTDGRGVTQYAYDTRDRLQTTTTPDLKTVGYGYDLLNNITSLTTGAGTTSYGYDKLNRLDTVKEGNRTLADYDYDKVGNLIQTKFADSSVETRKYDTRDRLTELTTKNVTGTVFSGFNYTLDAVGNRKQVQEYNGRTVDYSYDALNRLTEEKIADAAVGNRTLGYGYDLVGNRLTKTDTLSGSTTYSYDNNNRLNRTAEGSNLTNFTYDNNGSLKTRSSGTETVTYDWINDGENRLVGVNNGTSQSQFVYDAFGSRVAAINDGVRTNYLTAPIWGLPEVLMEYDASGAVKADYTQGVGLVRSRHDGREGFVHTDGLGSTRAITDNVGLVTDRYTYDAFGGLLEQTGTFGNSFGFAGEQRDSATGLDYLRARYYDSSLGRFISKDAFPGYLDDPMSQHDYQYAHANPVSNTDPSGYFTMGDMMATLNTISSLAAIGGVSFGTGYIAGAAAGGASVEEIRGMFGEWGAGFASGVSGGFLTDVYEYSTGNKIEPNHAMLYNAGNVTGIGVSFITGMKAATWATTGMGPLKWVAAVNTGLDVYGAVGATNNLYQSYQDNGKFEVEDAWNLLAYVPFAGVVLGGVKGFLGANRALQNADALTKAGNCFVAGTEVLTVDGIKNIEDIQVGDWVIADDPTTPGGIEAKQVLETFVRETDALVDLYVDGEVISTTGEHPFWVADKGWVEAKDLVVGSLLQTGDGRIVDVDKIEKREGKFPVYNFKVEGIPTYFVSDLGILVHNANYDSNNINWSIKSKPTWGHTFERHGAATKNTKNLRGRAAGKEQGQGQWTDNEAAAEFLKTMYGQIDGSVATPIPEGIGQVIMPDGSIVPATWAELYLQPGGVYKTAFPTLGP; encoded by the coding sequence TTGACGGGTTACGACCAGTTCGGTCGCATCACCAGCGTCACCGATGAGAATTTACACACTACCAAATACGCTTACGACAATCTCAGTCAGTTAATCGAAATCGAACAAGCAAATCAAGCCAAAACAAAATACACTTACGACAATTTGGCCCGATTAACCGAGATTAAAGATGCCAACCAAAACGTCACCAAGTTTGAATACGACGCATTTTTCCGCCCCACAGCAACCATTCTCCCAATGGGACAGCGGAATCAAACAGTCTACGATAAATTTGGGCAAATTGTTAGCGAAACTGATTTTAACGGGGACACGATTAACTATACCTACGACACCCTCGGACGTTTAAACCAAAAAACATTCACAGACCCCAGAATCTCGCCCGTTTCCTATACTTACGACCCCGTTACATCGCAATTGCGGACTGTGACAGACGGACGCGGCGTAACGCAATACGCTTACGATACTCGCGACAGGTTACAAACAACTACCACGCCGGATTTGAAAACTGTCGGTTACGGCTACGACCTGTTAAACAATATTACTTCCCTGACGACTGGGGCGGGAACGACTTCTTACGGTTACGACAAGCTGAATCGTTTGGATACAGTCAAGGAGGGAAATCGCACTCTGGCTGATTACGATTACGATAAAGTTGGTAATTTAATTCAAACTAAATTTGCGGACAGTTCGGTAGAAACGCGCAAATACGATACGCGCGACCGTTTAACTGAGTTAACTACTAAAAATGTCACTGGTACTGTTTTCTCCGGTTTTAATTACACCCTTGATGCTGTTGGCAATCGCAAGCAGGTTCAAGAATATAACGGTCGCACTGTCGATTACAGCTACGATGCACTCAATCGATTGACGGAGGAAAAGATTGCTGATGCTGCTGTCGGAAATCGAACTCTTGGCTATGGCTATGACTTGGTGGGGAATCGCTTAACCAAAACTGATACTTTGTCAGGGTCAACTACCTATAGTTACGATAACAACAATCGCCTCAATCGGACGGCGGAAGGTAGCAATCTGACCAACTTTACTTACGATAATAATGGTTCTCTCAAAACTCGGTCGTCGGGTACTGAGACTGTTACTTATGACTGGATTAATGATGGTGAAAATCGCTTGGTTGGGGTGAATAACGGTACGTCTCAATCCCAGTTTGTTTACGATGCTTTTGGTAGCCGCGTTGCAGCTATTAATGATGGGGTAAGGACGAATTATTTGACGGCTCCGATTTGGGGTTTACCTGAAGTGTTGATGGAGTACGATGCTAGTGGAGCGGTTAAGGCTGATTATACTCAGGGTGTGGGATTGGTCAGGTCGCGTCACGATGGTAGAGAAGGATTTGTTCATACTGATGGATTGGGTTCGACTCGGGCGATTACGGATAATGTTGGTTTGGTAACTGACCGCTATACTTACGATGCTTTTGGAGGATTGTTAGAGCAAACGGGGACTTTTGGTAATTCTTTTGGGTTTGCGGGGGAACAGCGGGATAGCGCTACTGGATTGGATTATTTACGAGCAAGGTATTATGACTCTAGTTTGGGAAGGTTTATTTCTAAGGATGCTTTTCCTGGGTATTTGGATGACCCGATGAGTCAGCACGATTATCAATACGCTCATGCTAATCCGGTTAGCAATACTGACCCCAGCGGCTATTTCACGATGGGCGATATGATGGCCACGCTGAATACAATATCTTCACTAGCTGCGATTGGTGGTGTTAGTTTTGGTACGGGTTATATCGCTGGTGCGGCTGCTGGCGGGGCTAGCGTTGAGGAAATTCGGGGAATGTTTGGAGAGTGGGGTGCTGGTTTTGCGTCGGGTGTGTCTGGTGGTTTTCTAACTGATGTTTATGAATACTCTACTGGGAATAAGATTGAACCGAATCATGCGATGCTCTACAATGCTGGGAATGTGACTGGGATTGGGGTGTCTTTTATCACTGGGATGAAGGCGGCGACTTGGGCTACTACTGGGATGGGGCCTTTGAAGTGGGTTGCTGCTGTGAATACGGGATTGGATGTTTATGGGGCGGTGGGGGCTACTAATAATCTTTATCAGAGTTATCAAGATAACGGGAAGTTTGAGGTTGAGGATGCTTGGAATCTGCTGGCTTACGTGCCTTTTGCTGGGGTGGTGCTGGGTGGTGTTAAGGGTTTCTTGGGTGCTAATAGAGCTCTGCAAAATGCAGATGCACTAACGAAGGCGGGGAATTGTTTTGTTGCTGGTACGGAGGTTTTGACTGTTGATGGGATTAAGAATATTGAGGATATTCAAGTTGGGGATTGGGTGATTGCTGATGACCCTACTACTCCTGGAGGGATTGAAGCAAAGCAGGTTTTGGAGACTTTTGTACGGGAAACTGATGCGCTGGTTGACCTTTATGTGGATGGGGAGGTGATTTCGACTACTGGGGAGCATCCTTTCTGGGTAGCGGATAAGGGGTGGGTTGAGGCGAAGGATTTAGTTGTTGGGTCGCTGTTGCAGACTGGGGATGGTAGGATTGTTGATGTCGATAAAATTGAGAAGCGGGAAGGTAAGTTTCCGGTTTATAATTTTAAGGTTGAGGGGATTCCGACTTACTTTGTTTCGGATTTGGGGATTCTGGTTCATAATGCAAATTATGATTCTAACAACATTAATTGGTCTATTAAAAGCAAACCTACTTGGGGTCACACTTTTGAAAGACATGGTGCTGCTACTAAAAATACTAAAAATTTGCGAGGTAGAGCTGCTGGTAAGGAGCAAGGACAAGGACAATGGACAGATAATGAAGCCGCTGCTGAATTCTTAAAAACAATGTATGGTCAGATAGACGGTTCAGTAGCTACCCCAATTCCAGAAGGAATCGGGCAGGTTATTATGCCCGATGGTTCTATAGTTCCCGCTACTTGGGCTGAGCTATATCTACAACCTGGTGGTGTTTATAAAACTGCTTTTCCCACACTAGGTCCTTAG
- a CDS encoding polymorphic toxin-type HINT domain-containing protein encodes MPIRNHAMLYNAGSVAGIGVSFLTGMKAATWATTAMGPLKWVGVGLGAVDTAFDGYGAAIATNNLNQSWQNNGKFEIQDTWNLLAYVPFGLAAIKGIKGLLGASNLPKNGIQGVNDVLGDTQKTITKAGNCFVAGTEILTVDGIKNIEDIVVGDWVIADDPTTPGGIEAKQVLDTFVRETDALVDLYVDGEVISTTGEHPFWVTDKGWVEAKDLVVGSLLQTGDGRVVDVDKIEKREGKFPVYNFKVEGIPTYFVSELGVLVHNANYTPPPPWRGKPIMLDGNSKKGWQHIDERHITGTSAKGPGDLFPPGTTRAELEKVAEKIVKKGTRSSGNPQTTMQNFEDRVKIQGQHLRVRVSGVHLTFANVSKKS; translated from the coding sequence TTGCCGATCCGTAATCATGCGATGCTCTACAATGCTGGGAGTGTGGCTGGGATTGGGGTTTCTTTTCTAACTGGGATGAAGGCTGCTACTTGGGCTACTACTGCGATGGGGCCTTTGAAGTGGGTAGGTGTTGGGCTAGGTGCGGTAGATACGGCATTCGATGGTTATGGAGCGGCGATTGCTACTAATAATCTGAATCAGAGTTGGCAAAATAATGGTAAGTTTGAAATTCAGGATACTTGGAATCTGCTGGCTTATGTGCCTTTTGGTCTGGCGGCGATTAAGGGTATTAAGGGTTTATTGGGTGCTAGTAATTTACCTAAAAATGGTATTCAGGGTGTTAATGATGTCCTGGGAGATACTCAAAAAACAATCACAAAAGCGGGGAATTGTTTTGTTGCTGGTACGGAGATTTTGACGGTTGATGGGATTAAGAATATTGAGGATATTGTTGTTGGCGATTGGGTGATTGCTGATGACCCGACTACTCCTGGGGGGATTGAAGCAAAGCAGGTTTTGGATACGTTTGTACGGGAAACTGATGCGCTGGTTGATTTGTATGTAGACGGGGAGGTGATTTCTACTACTGGGGAGCATCCTTTCTGGGTAACGGATAAGGGGTGGGTTGAGGCGAAGGATTTAGTTGTTGGGAGTTTGTTGCAGACTGGGGATGGTCGGGTTGTTGATGTCGATAAAATTGAGAAGCGAGAAGGTAAGTTTCCGGTTTATAATTTTAAGGTTGAGGGTATTCCGACTTACTTCGTCTCGGAGTTGGGGGTGCTGGTTCATAATGCGAATTACACTCCTCCTCCTCCTTGGAGAGGGAAACCTATCATGTTAGATGGGAATTCAAAGAAAGGCTGGCAACATATCGACGAGCGCCATATCACAGGGACTTCTGCAAAAGGACCTGGAGACCTATTTCCGCCAGGGACTACGAGAGCTGAACTTGAAAAAGTTGCCGAGAAAATTGTGAAAAAAGGAACAAGAAGCTCAGGAAACCCCCAAACAACAATGCAAAATTTTGAGGATAGAGTTAAAATTCAGGGACAACATCTCAGAGTTCGCGTCAGTGGGGTGCATCTCACTTTTGCGAATGTGTCAAAAAAGAGTTAA
- a CDS encoding ISKra4-like element ISOni1 family transposase (programmed frameshift), whose product MTPSDQQQLKAHLKAVAKILYRNTEPTELKSFESIEKSVRQKMLSEVGPEIGNFFFPAVSGIQTGKPRKIKSIIGSLDITDNQAKYFGLKAYSQLSPLMENCCLLITANESYQSAEKDLEKFTGIKISHSTLQRLVKRQEFELPTSKQGVKEITLDGGKVRLRNETKGESCYWKDYKAVCLDNVYSGAFFQNNQDLIDWTNSQKLLHPMYCLGDGHAGIWNIFKEIGDNEQRQEILDWYHLKENLYKVGGSIKRLKLAENMLWQGKVDEVRNLFKDFKSQAFKTFCNYLETHRCRIVNYQYYKEESISSIGSGTVESTIKRIGLRVKISGAQWNIENVSSILALRCAYLNGQLSI is encoded by the exons ATGACACCCTCAGACCAACAACAACTAAAAGCCCACTTAAAAGCGGTAGCAAAAATTCTTTACAGAAATACAGAGCCAACCGAGTTAAAAAGTTTTGAAAGTATAGAAAAATCAGTCCGTCAGAAAATGTTATCAGAAGTTGGTCCAGAAATAGGTAACTTTTTTTTTC CAGCAGTATCAGGAATTCAAACAGGAAAACCCCGAAAAATAAAATCAATAATCGGCTCGCTCGACATTACAGATAATCAGGCAAAATATTTTGGCTTAAAAGCTTACAGTCAATTGAGTCCACTGATGGAAAATTGCTGTCTTTTAATCACTGCTAACGAATCTTATCAAAGCGCCGAAAAAGATTTGGAAAAATTTACGGGGATCAAAATTTCTCACAGTACATTACAAAGATTAGTCAAGCGACAAGAATTTGAATTGCCTACATCTAAACAAGGAGTCAAAGAAATTACATTGGATGGCGGGAAAGTTAGACTACGCAACGAAACCAAGGGCGAGAGCTGTTACTGGAAAGACTATAAAGCCGTGTGTTTAGATAATGTTTATTCGGGAGCCTTTTTTCAAAATAATCAAGATTTAATTGATTGGACTAATAGCCAAAAATTACTACACCCTATGTATTGTCTAGGAGATGGTCATGCCGGGATTTGGAACATCTTTAAAGAAATTGGAGATAATGAACAAAGACAAGAAATTTTAGATTGGTATCATCTCAAAGAAAATCTCTACAAGGTAGGGGGTTCAATAAAACGATTGAAATTAGCAGAAAATATGTTATGGCAAGGCAAAGTTGATGAAGTTAGAAATTTATTTAAAGACTTTAAAAGTCAAGCATTTAAAACGTTTTGCAATTATTTAGAGACCCATCGCTGCCGAATAGTGAATTACCAATACTACAAAGAAGAGTCCATAAGTTCGATTGGTTCGGGAACAGTTGAATCAACAATTAAACGCATTGGATTAAGGGTGAAAATATCGGGAGCGCAATGGAATATTGAGAACGTTTCCTCAATCCTGGCTCTTCGCTGTGCTTATCTCAACGGTCAACTTTCAATTTGA